GATTGCATAAAAATGGTATATTCAAGACAAAGCTTGAGTTTAGTCTAAGAGGTATCCCATATACCGCAGAGTTATATGAAGTAATTCCAAAAAAGGTTGATGTAAATATTACACATTATGTCATTCATCATCCTGAAATCCTTGAAGGTGGTATAGCTCATATTTATCACGATGATCCCACAGAACCCTTTTTTAATGATTTTATAAAATTTATTATTTTTTGTACTGCGACTGCAGAGGCTATAAAAATAGGGGCTTTTGGGGATTTAGATATTGTTCATATGCATGATTGGCATGCAGCCGCATTATTGTTTATAAAAAAGTACCATCCCAATTATCAAGATTTAAAAAAGATGCGTTATGTATATAGCATCCATAATTTAGCAATTCAAGGAATAAGACCATTTTATAATAACCATGCATCTGTTAATAATTGGTTTCCTGAAATTCAGCTAGACCATAAAGCCCTAATGGATTATCGTTATCAAGATTGTATTAATTTAATGGCCGTGGGAATTAGATTGGCCGATGCTGTACATACCGTTTCGCCTTCTTATAAAGATGACGTGCTTTTGCCAAGTAGAAGACCGGAATTTATTGGAGGAGAAAGTTTAGAAGTAGATTTGCAAAAAGCAGATAATGAGGGCAGGCTATTTGGAATTTTAAATGCAAGTAATTACGGTAATATTCGAGTAGCCGAAAAAGGATTACTGTATAGAAACACAGTTAAAGCCTTATTTAGATGGCTTCAAGATACATCAAAGAAGTATAAAGCTGATTTTTTGGCTCATACCGGCGAGAAAATTATGCAATATGTAGGTAATAGACCAAAATTCATTGTGTCTAGTGTTGCCAGGTTAACTGAACAAAAATTCTATTTTTTAAAACGATCACCAGAAGCTTTTGAGAAAATACTTGTAAGACTAACTAAGGTAGAAGGGATCTTTATGTTGTTAGGAACCGGGGACCCGGATTATGAAGAGTTTTTTAGAGAAATGAGTTATAAGCATAAGAATTTTATATTTACAAATGGTCAGTCAGAAGACCTTATTGATTCTATGTATTTAGAAACAGATTTGTATTTTATGCCTAGCTTATTTGAGCCATGTGGAATAAGTCAAATGCTGGCAATGAGAAATGGGAACCCATGTCTTGTACATCATACAGGTGGTTTAAAAGATACAGTTGCTCATATGAAGACGGGGTTTGCTTTTAGCGGCGAAACTTATGATCAACAAATTAAGAATATGGTAAATAGTTTTGATGAAGCGCTAACTCTTTGGGAAAACGATAAACCTGCTTGGAAAAAAATTCAAAACAATGCTAAAAAGGCTCGTTTTACATGGGAAAAGTCTTTAGATGAGTATTATAAATCATTATATCTGTTGTAAGTGATGTAGTTGATAGAACTTATTGTTAATTTTAGCCCAAACAGAATTTTGAAATTGTTAAAACAATCCTGTTTTGTTAACTTTACGAGAAGTATTTAAAACGTAAAAATAAAAATGTCAGATAAAGCTATTTTAGAATATAATGGTCAAAAATATGAGTTTCCAGTTATTAAGGGAACCGAAGATGAACTTGCAATCGATATCAAATCATTGCGTTCAGCAACCAAAGGAATGATAACTATTGATCCAGGTTTTAAAAACACGGGATCTTGTGAAAGTGCCATTACATTCTTAGATGGAGAAAAAGGTATTTTACGTTATAGAGGTTACTCAATTGAAGAATTAGCTGAGAAAGCCGATTTCTTAGAAGTAGCTTATGCATTGATTTTTGGAAACTTACCGAACAAAGAAGAATTGGCTAAGTTCCATAAAGATATTAAAGATGAGTCTCATGTAGATGAAGAGATGAAAAAGATATTGGATGGTTTTCCAAAATCTGCACACCCTATGGGCGTGTTGTCATCCTTAACAAGTGCCTTAATTGCATTTAACCCTTCAACTGTTGATGTAAGTTCAGATGAGGCAATGTATCATGCTATTGTACGTATTCTTGCCAAATTCCCAGTTCTTGTAGCTTGGACATTGCGTAAAAAGAAAGGCCTTCCGTTAGATTATGGTGATGATAGTTTAGGATATGTTGAGAATATTCATAAAATGATGTTCAAGCGTCCAAACCAAGATTATAAAAAGAACAAAGTTGTAATTGAGGCTTTAGATAAGTTATTGATATTACACGCCGATCATGAGCAAAACTGTTCTACGAGTACGGTACGTATCGTTGGTTCTTCTCATGCTGGTTTATTTGCATCGTTATCTGCAGGTATTTCTGCGCTTTGGGGCCCGCTTCATGGAGGGGCTAACCAAGCGGTATTGGAAATGCTAGAAGCTATCGAAGCTGATGGTGGCGATACCAAAAAATATATGGCGAAGGCAAAAGATAAGGAAGATCCGTTTAGATTAATGGGCTTTGGTCATAGAGTATACAAGAACTTTGACCCGCGTGCCAAGATTATCAAAATGGCTGCCGATGAAGTATTGGCAGATTTAGGAATAAATGATCCTATTTTGGAAATTGCAAAAGGTTTGGAGAAAGAAGCATTAGAGGATCAGTACTTTGTGGAAAGAAAACTATATCCTAATGTAGATTTTTATTCAGGTATTATATATAGAGCTTTAGGTATACCTACAGAAATGTTTACAGTAATGTTCGCTTTAGGTAGATTGCCAGGGTGGATTGCTCAGTGGAGAGAAATGAGATTGAATGGTGAACCAATAGGTAGACCAAGACAGGTTTATGTTGGTGAAAATTTAAGGTCTTTTGTCGAACTGGACAAGAGGTAGATTGCTACCTTTATTAAAAAAACAAAAAGCTCTTTTAATTTTAAAGGAGCTTTTTTTTGTGCCAAATTTTAATTCATTTTAAAATATTAGTTATGTTACAATTAAATATAAATGACGAAATATCACCACTAAAGGCTGTTGTTTTAGGTATTGCAAAAAGTTCTGGACCTATACCTACAGTTGAGGAAGCTTATGACCCCAAATCTTTAGAGCATATTAAGGCCGGTACATATCCAAAAGAAGAAGACATGATTCAAGAAATGGAGGCATTTAGAAAAGTGTTTGAAAAATATAATGTAAAAGTTTTTCGTCCTGAAATTTTAATAGATTGTAACCAAATTTTTTCTAGAGATATCGCCTTTGTAATTGGTGATAAATTGATTAAGGCAAATATATTACCGGATCGTGAAAAAGAAGTTGAGGCAATACTGCATGTCTTGGATAAGATTGATGATAATCATATTCTTCATCCACCAGATAACGTTCATGTTGAAGGGGGCGATGTAATGCCATGGAACGATTATATTTTTGTGGGTACATATACTGCACCCGACTACTCAGAATTTATTACGGCTAGAACGAATAAAGCGGCAATAGACTACTTAAGAAAACAATTTCCTGATAAAAAAGTAAAATCTTTTGAACTTAGAAAATCCAATACAATTGCTCAAGATAATGCCCTGCATTTAGATTGTTGTTTTCAGCCATTAGGTAAAGGGAAAGCTATTTTACATAAAAATGGATTTTTGGTTGAAGAGGAATATCAATGGTTGGTTGACTTTTTCGGGAAGGAAAATATTTTTGAAATAGATGCTTTAGAAATGTATAACATGTTCAGCAATGTCTTTTCTATTTCTCCTAACGTGGTTGTGTCTGAGCGTAATTTCACGCGATTAAATAATTGGTTGCGCGAACATGGTTTTACGGTTGAGGAAATACCGTATGCTGAAATTTCTAAGCAAGAAGGGCTATTGCGTTGTAGCACATTGCCTTTAATAAGAGAATAATATTTAGGTCAATTTTTAATAACTTATCAATAATGCAAATTACTAATACCATACTCATGATTCGTCCTGTTTCATTTAGAATGAACGAGCAGACGGCAGTTAATAATTATTTTATGGAAGATCTTGATATGAAAAATCAAGCCATAAATGAAAAAGCACAAGAAGAATTTGATGTTTTTGTGGATGCCTTAAAAACAAAAGGTGTAAATGTAATTGTGGTTGAGGATACAAAAGAGCCAGATACTCCAGATAGTATTTTTCCAAACAATTGGATATCGTTCCATTCAAATGGTACGGTAGGCGTTTATCCTATGTATGCAGAGAATAGAAGAAATGAACGAAGAGAAGATATTTTAGAAATTCTAGAAAGTAAGGGATTTAAAATTAATGATGTTGTAGATTATACTTCTGCAGAGGAAGAAGGATTATTTCTCGAAGGTACCGGAAGTATTTTGTTAGATAGGGTCAATAAAAAGGCTTATTGTGCATTATCTGAACGGGCAGATGAAGATTTATTTATTGAATTTTGTGAAGACTTCGACTGTTTTCCCGTAATATTTACGGCAAATCAATCAGTAAACGGTAAACGATTACCTATTTACCATACCAATGTAATGATGGCACTTGCCGAAAATTTCGTGGTTATTTGCCCTGATACAATTGATGATAAAAAAGAAAGAAAAAATGTACTAGACCATTTAAAAAAAGATGGAAGGGAGATTATTACTATCACAGAAAAACAAATGCATCATTTTGCAGGTAATATGTTACAAGTTTTAGGAAGCGAAGACAAAAGATATATGGTAATGAGTTCGGCAGCATTTAATAGTCTTACTTCTCAACAAATTTCACAAATTGAAAATCATTGCCCTATACTTCATAGTTCATTAGATACTATTGAAACATGTGGTGGTGGTAGTGCTCGTTGTATGATGGCCGAAGTATTTCTTCCCAGAAACTAAATATAGCTTGAAATAAGAATAAGTTGATTGAAAAACTGTTTAGGATTTTATATTCTGGACAGTTTTTTAATTTTTCTGATGGGCAATATTCTTGATCATTCCGCCAAAAATAAAATAGTGGAATGGCACAATGCTGTACCAATATAACCTACCGCGTAAACCACGTGGTCTAAAAGTCGCTGTTTGGTGAAGTATATTATCATCGTCAATCTTAAATTCTAACCAAGCTTCGCCTGGTAGTTTCATTTCAGCAAACAATAATAATCTTTTTGCTTTTTTATCGGCAAGTAGAACTCTCCAAAAATCTAATGAGTCACCTGCGAATATTTTATTTGCATGAGTCCTTCCACGACGTAAACCTACACCGCCAGAAAGCTTATCCATAAACCCTCTAATTTTCCAAAGCCAGTTCCCGTAATACCATCCGGTTTCACCGCCAATGCTCCAAATGCGTTCTAATACTTCCTCAGGATTCGAAATTTTAAGTTGTTTGTAATCCTTCAGAATACCATATTTTGGAACTTGTATATGTTTCTCTAAGTTTTCAACAAAACGACCGCTGATCATACTATCTTTCCAGCTACTGACCACTAAATTTTGTTCTATTTTTTTAAAAGCTAAATCTATTGCTTCTTTGTAAGTGTGTGGAGTTATTCCAAGTATATCTTGCAAGCGAGTATCTTTGGCTACCACTTCAATCTTCATACTGTCTACAAGATTCAATGCTAGTTTATAAGAGGTAGAGGTTACAAAATATAACCAATAGGAAGATAGTTTAGGAGTCATAATCGGTACGGTCCAAATCCAGTTTTTGAATCCTCTTACTTCGGCATACTTATGCAGCATTTCTTTATAGGTGAGTACATTGGGTCCTGCAATATCGAACGAGTCGTTGTACGTTTTTTCATTTCCTAAAACTCCCGTTAAAAATGCGATAACATCACGTATGGCAATAGGTTGAGTCTTGGTTAATACCCACTTTGGAGTAATCATAACAGGTAATTTTTCACATAAATCGCGGATGATTTCAAATGAAGAACTTCCAGAGCCTACAATGATTCCGGCTCTTAAAACAGTTAGGTTAAAATCACCTTGATAAAGAATATCCTCCACATTTTTTCGGGACTGTAAATGCTTTGAAAGATTTTCATCATTAACTATTCCGCTTAAATAAACCACTTGTTTAATTTTTGTTTGAGAAACATACTTATTGAAATTCTCAGCGGTTTTCGCCTCCATGTCATCAAAGTCCTGTGTAGAAGAGCTCATAGAGTGAATTAAAAAGTACGCTGCATCAATATCCTGTGGAACTACATTTTCTTTTGGTTCCTCTAAAAAATCAATTTCAATAACTTGAATCTGGCTTCTAATTTCTTTATCTACCGAAAGCCTAGTTTCATCGCGTACAGCACAAACTATCTCATGACCCATTTCTAAAAGCTGCGGTAAAAGTCGCATACCTATATAACCATTGGCACCTGTGAGCAGTATTTTCATAAATCTTCAATTGACGTTGGTGCGTTATCCGCTTTATAACCCATAATTTTTTTAAAGAACTTCTGCACAGCTTTGGTGTCAGATTCTACTTTTATAAAATGATGGTCTTTATAAATAGAATATACAGATGCTTCTCCTTTGTAAATAGTGAGTTTATAGTAGGGGATCACCAATGCATACGATTCTAATAATGACCTAAACCCAACTATGATTCCCTTTGGTCTCATTTCTATATTACAAGTATCTCTATTATTGTCTAAAATCAGCAAGTTTCTTATTTCTATGCTTGTTTCGGTAATCATAAGTTTCGGAGAACCAATACCGTTCAATGCCCACCTTTCTTTTAAAGTAAAAGACTTACCCACTTCGGTGTTAATTTTGCTTGAAATCTCTTTGTTATTATACGATACGTTTACGAGCATGGTAAATTTGTTGCGCAGTTTACATTAAAGTTAACGAAATGCCGAATGAATGCCGAATCTGTTCATCTTAAAGCGTAAAAAATGATTAATTTTGCAGCCTTAATTAAACGTTTTGGTGAATATTCAAGAGGTACTATCAGATAAAGTTAAAGAAGCGGTAAATTCTATTTTTGACAAGGAATTGCCAAATGTAGAATTTCAGCCTACACGTAAAGATTTTGAAGGAGATATCACGATTGTGGTTTTCCCAATGTTACGTGTGGTAAAAGGAAATCCTGTTCAAATTGGTGAACAAATTGGTGCTTACTTACAGGAACATGTAGATGCCGTTGCCGGCTTTAACGTGATCAAAGGATTTTTAAATATCGCTATTAACGATGGTTTCTACCTAGATTTTTTCAATTCTATTACGGCTACTGAAAATTACGGTTACGTAAAAGAATCTACCGATGCGGTAATGGTAGAATATTCTTCACCAAATACGAATAAACCATTACACTTAGGGCATATTCGTAATAACTTATTAGGTTATTCTGTTGCTAAAATTTTAAAGGCATCGGGTAAGAAGGTGTATAAAACTCAAATTATTAATGACCGTGGAATTCATATTTGTAAAAGTATGGTGGCTTGGCAGAAATTCGGAAACGGAGAAACGCCAGAGTCTACAGGGTTAAAAGGAGATAAGCTAGTTGGTAATTATTACGTAGCTTTTGATAAAGCGTATAAAGAAGAAATAACAGAATTGGTTGCTAGCGGTAAAGAGCAGAAAGTTGCTGAAAAAGAAGCTCCAATTTTATTAGAAGCACAAGAAATGCTTTTAAAATGGGAATCTGGGGATGAAGAAACTGTTGCGCTTTGGAAAACTATGAACGATTGGGTATACCAAGGATTCGAAGTTACTTATAAGAATTTAGGGGTTGATTTTGATACCTTGTATTATGAAAGTGACACTTACCTTTTAGGAAAAG
The genomic region above belongs to Maribacter hydrothermalis and contains:
- a CDS encoding glycogen synthase is translated as MNNFLFVSAENDAIPDCKAGGMGDVVRDVPREISKRGDKAHVVVPSYSRLHKNGIFKTKLEFSLRGIPYTAELYEVIPKKVDVNITHYVIHHPEILEGGIAHIYHDDPTEPFFNDFIKFIIFCTATAEAIKIGAFGDLDIVHMHDWHAAALLFIKKYHPNYQDLKKMRYVYSIHNLAIQGIRPFYNNHASVNNWFPEIQLDHKALMDYRYQDCINLMAVGIRLADAVHTVSPSYKDDVLLPSRRPEFIGGESLEVDLQKADNEGRLFGILNASNYGNIRVAEKGLLYRNTVKALFRWLQDTSKKYKADFLAHTGEKIMQYVGNRPKFIVSSVARLTEQKFYFLKRSPEAFEKILVRLTKVEGIFMLLGTGDPDYEEFFREMSYKHKNFIFTNGQSEDLIDSMYLETDLYFMPSLFEPCGISQMLAMRNGNPCLVHHTGGLKDTVAHMKTGFAFSGETYDQQIKNMVNSFDEALTLWENDKPAWKKIQNNAKKARFTWEKSLDEYYKSLYLL
- a CDS encoding citrate synthase; its protein translation is MSDKAILEYNGQKYEFPVIKGTEDELAIDIKSLRSATKGMITIDPGFKNTGSCESAITFLDGEKGILRYRGYSIEELAEKADFLEVAYALIFGNLPNKEELAKFHKDIKDESHVDEEMKKILDGFPKSAHPMGVLSSLTSALIAFNPSTVDVSSDEAMYHAIVRILAKFPVLVAWTLRKKKGLPLDYGDDSLGYVENIHKMMFKRPNQDYKKNKVVIEALDKLLILHADHEQNCSTSTVRIVGSSHAGLFASLSAGISALWGPLHGGANQAVLEMLEAIEADGGDTKKYMAKAKDKEDPFRLMGFGHRVYKNFDPRAKIIKMAADEVLADLGINDPILEIAKGLEKEALEDQYFVERKLYPNVDFYSGIIYRALGIPTEMFTVMFALGRLPGWIAQWREMRLNGEPIGRPRQVYVGENLRSFVELDKR
- a CDS encoding dimethylarginine dimethylaminohydrolase family protein, whose amino-acid sequence is MLQLNINDEISPLKAVVLGIAKSSGPIPTVEEAYDPKSLEHIKAGTYPKEEDMIQEMEAFRKVFEKYNVKVFRPEILIDCNQIFSRDIAFVIGDKLIKANILPDREKEVEAILHVLDKIDDNHILHPPDNVHVEGGDVMPWNDYIFVGTYTAPDYSEFITARTNKAAIDYLRKQFPDKKVKSFELRKSNTIAQDNALHLDCCFQPLGKGKAILHKNGFLVEEEYQWLVDFFGKENIFEIDALEMYNMFSNVFSISPNVVVSERNFTRLNNWLREHGFTVEEIPYAEISKQEGLLRCSTLPLIRE
- the ctlX gene encoding citrulline utilization hydrolase CtlX, whose product is MQITNTILMIRPVSFRMNEQTAVNNYFMEDLDMKNQAINEKAQEEFDVFVDALKTKGVNVIVVEDTKEPDTPDSIFPNNWISFHSNGTVGVYPMYAENRRNERREDILEILESKGFKINDVVDYTSAEEEGLFLEGTGSILLDRVNKKAYCALSERADEDLFIEFCEDFDCFPVIFTANQSVNGKRLPIYHTNVMMALAENFVVICPDTIDDKKERKNVLDHLKKDGREIITITEKQMHHFAGNMLQVLGSEDKRYMVMSSAAFNSLTSQQISQIENHCPILHSSLDTIETCGGGSARCMMAEVFLPRN
- a CDS encoding SDR family oxidoreductase, translated to MKILLTGANGYIGMRLLPQLLEMGHEIVCAVRDETRLSVDKEIRSQIQVIEIDFLEEPKENVVPQDIDAAYFLIHSMSSSTQDFDDMEAKTAENFNKYVSQTKIKQVVYLSGIVNDENLSKHLQSRKNVEDILYQGDFNLTVLRAGIIVGSGSSSFEIIRDLCEKLPVMITPKWVLTKTQPIAIRDVIAFLTGVLGNEKTYNDSFDIAGPNVLTYKEMLHKYAEVRGFKNWIWTVPIMTPKLSSYWLYFVTSTSYKLALNLVDSMKIEVVAKDTRLQDILGITPHTYKEAIDLAFKKIEQNLVVSSWKDSMISGRFVENLEKHIQVPKYGILKDYKQLKISNPEEVLERIWSIGGETGWYYGNWLWKIRGFMDKLSGGVGLRRGRTHANKIFAGDSLDFWRVLLADKKAKRLLLFAEMKLPGEAWLEFKIDDDNILHQTATFRPRGLRGRLYWYSIVPFHYFIFGGMIKNIAHQKN